AAGATCAGCGATTTTTCCTCGGTGCACAGATATCGAGGGAAAACGCGAACCGCAACCTTCTCCAGGAGTCCCGGATTCCTCGAAAAATAACATGAACATTGTTGCAGGAGAGGAACGCTGACATAACGATTGAACGCACCGAGATACATGATGAGGGGAAAAAGGAAGATCTTCGCTGCCGCGGTATAACCGTACGGAGTTTTCCAAAATGCCACGAAACTGCCTACATACGACCATGCATTATAGAGTGAGGTGACTACGACGACCCCGACAGCAACGCCCGCAATGTTCGAGAATCGACTGGCGACCGAAGCGTTTAACGGTGCAATCCCTTCGCCCTGCCGTGCCAGTTCCGGAAGGACGACAACGGAAAGCAGGATAAGGCCGCCTCCCCAGACGGAAGCTGCCATGAGATGAAGCCAGTCCATCATTTCCGAGAAGCTGAAATCCCCTTTGTCCGAGGCATGCCCTGACGCGCTCTCGGTCATGGAGACTACCAGTGCGAGACCGAGCATGAAAAGCAACAATCCGCGCGAATCACGGTATCGCCGGGCCCCGACGAACGTAATCGATAAAAGCGCAAGGGCAGCCATGCGGATAAGCCAGACATGCCCTATGTGCGTCTTGAGAACAACCGTCGGGAGCACGAGTGAAACGGTCGCAAGAGGTTGACCGCTTATCTCTATGGCCCGCACGAAAAGGTCGGCAATACTGCTCATGATCAATATAGCGATACCGATAGCGAAGAACCGCCACAGATGGCTGAGGAGATCGCCCTGATCGAAACCCTCATTCTTCCCTGAAGCCTCAAGGACCCAGAGACGGCAGACGAGGGTCCCGATGGAGAAGGTCAGGGAGATGAGCGCGAACCACTCAGGGACGGTATGGAGGAATGCGGTCACCGTATCAAAGCCGTCCATCTCCATCATTCCGTTGACCTCATTTGATCGTAAAGGAATAGTCGCCCGTGGTCCGGTGCCCGTCCCTCGCAACGACATTCCAATAAACACGATACGTGCCTGGGGGGAGAAGAGGGACGGAAACTTCAAGGAGAGTCGGATCTGATGGATTCACCCGCCCGTCCCTTCTGTCCACCATCTTACCATCGGCACCATGAACCATTATCGCAGAGAATGCCGGCTCCAGGGCGCTGTCAAACCAGATGCGCACGCGGTCTGGAGAAACCGTTATCGTCGCTCCCACTTTCGGATCGGAATGGTCCGGAAAGGCATGGCCCCAGGATGCTTCCGGCAAAGAAGAGAGAAACACCAAGAGAAATCCGATAACGGTCAATCTGAAATTCATGAATCACCTTCTCTCAGTGAAAAATCGGCGCCCCTATGCTCTTCGGGAAAAGGTCGTCGATAAAGATATGAATGAGACCCAGGATGCCAACGGTATTCCCGGATCGCTTGTTGATGGGAATTTGCGCCGCCAGACCGAACTCCGTATATTTTCCGCACCAGACAATCCCGGGGTTGACCGTTCCCGTAATTTGTCCTTTGCAATCTCCGCTGAGACACGTTGTCATAGGAAACTCCGTTACAAGGATCATGCGGTTAAAGGGCGCTCCAAGTCCGATATCCTTTACAAAGGATTGAAGGTATATAAGGCTGTACTGCAGGGTGAAACCCCAGAAAAAAGTCGTAGAGTTTTTAGTTATATCATTTTCTCCAGTGTCAGGGTTGAACGTGACAGTACTACCCTGAGAAGGGAAACTGGGATTGATTACCCCAGTGATGGCAAGGGGCTTGAGAATGTTCAGGGAGTCTGGCAGATCACCAAATCCCTTTCCAAAATAGAATGTCGGAGAATAAGTCGAAAAGGTGCTGGCACCTATGCCCATAGCCCCGGTACCGCCAATCTCCATACCCACCCCAACAGAAAGAATCATCTCATGCTCCGCGTTCGTGAGAAACTGGTATTTCAGATCAAAACCAAGGTTTCCAAAGCCACTTGCGGAACTCCCATCAGGAAAGGTCACGTGCTGATAGGATTCATCAAATTCTATACCGAAGTTCGGCAATATCCTCTTGGAATATCCAATGTCCATTTCATTAGTTTTCCCATCGGGTGTCTTAACGGAGTTCAGAAGAATAGAAAACTCATCCCCTATGAACGGATCATCGACCTGAAACGTAGTCGGGAAAAACCTCTTGCCCGCGAACCCGTGGGCCCACGACGTCACCGGTATCAGCAGGATGAGCAATAAAGCCAATCCAACGGCCCTTGCCCGCCGTGCTGTCATCGTTGGACCTTCCACTTTGTCTTTCATTTCTTCCTCCTTAAAAGGTCTCATGACTTTGTAAAGCATATCAGGGAATCTTCAGAGCGTCAATCAAAATCACGGGAATCCATCCGTAAGACGCCCCTGACAACTCAACGATTAGAACATTGCCTGAATCCCAGCGGTGATGAACCATTTGGATTTCAACTGCAGGCCGTTCAGGTCCTGATACAATGGGATGCCGGCCTCGACGCCGATACTAAAGGGGCCCTTCTTATAGCTCGCTCCAAGAAAACCGTTGAGCCGCTGACCTCCGTAATTGTTAGGATCCGCGTCAGGAGTCGGTGCCCCCGCCATAGGATCAAGGAGCTTCCCGATCTCGGGGTCCTGGCCGTCGATCCTTCCCGTCGAGTTAAAGGCTAGGCGGAGCCACCCCGTGGCCGGTCCGAAGGCGCGCTGGAGCCAGCCGGTTACGTTAATGCTATTGCCGAGACTGTAGTCATTCGAGTTTTTGCCGATGTGATAGGTGTACGTCGCCTGCGCGCCCCAGTTCCATTTCGCGTCGTCGCTGAGGGCGGTGTAGGTCAGCGAGGGCTTGAGGTTCCAGGTGCCCGAACCGAGCTGCATATCATAGGGGGCGCGAAATTGCGCTCCCATCGTCTCAAACTCCTCGTTGATGCTGCCCGTGGGGATACTGAGACCGAGACTGCCGACCAGGTATTTGCTGATCTTGTAAATTCCCCAGAGCTCGGTGTCACCGAAGCCGCTCGTCCTCATGGGAGGTTGGATAACGTTGCCCATACCCATACCCATGTTCATCACCATATTCATCTCATTAACCTGATAGGTCCCCATGAACATCATCGTCAGCCGGTCCGTGATGCCGTACATGACCATGAGCATATACATGTCCATGGTCATGCTCGTCGGTGCCATCATATATCCATATTGTGTTCCGCTCATGGGAATCACCTGGTCGAGAGAGACATTGGTTGTGCCATCGCGCAAACCGCTCATGTCTGCATGCTGGAATTTAAAATCGACCATCCACATTCCGGCGGGGTGGTTATGGAATATTTCGTCGCCAAAAGCGGGATTGAAGAGCATCTGTGCACCAGGGACCATCTCGTGATCTCCATGAGAATGATGCTCTTGGGCCGTTTCAGCGTTCCCATCACTGTTCCCGTAAGAGCCGCATGGGACAGATGCTAACAGCAGGCATATCGCAAAAGATATCAAGACTATTTTCATGAATAGCTCCTTCTGAAGATGTCTGTGCTTTATCCTTTTCCCGCGACATCTTTCCATTCGCTGAGAATCCGCAGTTCTAAACATTGTCTTGCCATCAATTTCCGGACAAGAAAAAAGTGACCCCGCTCCGGAAGAACTCCGGTAAGTGCGAAGGATGCCTCCGAAGCGGAGCCGAGTCATACTACGAGGAGACGTCGACAACGGACGAGGCAGACTCGGTAATAGCGTTACCCGGGTCAGCAGAGGACGCGGACTCCTGACTTCGGAACTACGGTTGGATTCTCGGGGGACGTTCTATCTGAAAGGTGAGCAGAGACATATGCGAGAGATAGAGTATCGCTTCTTGACCATACGAAGACCCCAAGAGAGCCAACTCAGGTTGGGTTTCATAGATAAAAGGAAGTTCGACAGTACCGAAGGCCCCGCGGTC
The sequence above is a segment of the Thermodesulfovibrionales bacterium genome. Coding sequences within it:
- a CDS encoding copper resistance CopC family protein, with protein sequence MNFRLTVIGFLLVFLSSLPEASWGHAFPDHSDPKVGATITVSPDRVRIWFDSALEPAFSAIMVHGADGKMVDRRDGRVNPSDPTLLEVSVPLLPPGTYRVYWNVVARDGHRTTGDYSFTIK
- a CDS encoding CopD family protein translates to MMEMDGFDTVTAFLHTVPEWFALISLTFSIGTLVCRLWVLEASGKNEGFDQGDLLSHLWRFFAIGIAILIMSSIADLFVRAIEISGQPLATVSLVLPTVVLKTHIGHVWLIRMAALALLSITFVGARRYRDSRGLLLFMLGLALVVSMTESASGHASDKGDFSFSEMMDWLHLMAASVWGGGLILLSVVVLPELARQGEGIAPLNASVASRFSNIAGVAVGVVVVTSLYNAWSYVGSFVAFWKTPYGYTAAAKIFLFPLIMYLGAFNRYVSVPLLQQCSCYFSRNPGLLEKVAVRVFPRYLCTEEKSLIFSRFMLSVKVEAFLIILVLLCAALLRHEVPARHAAHMEHHGEKTHSAPHPVGEHMH